ctcaaatagttcagagaacattgagaaacaacgttcttctgtgggaatttcagtacttcagcataacatttcctacaggtttcctcatgattCTATTTAAaataatgttctcaaattgttccaagTATATTAAGAAACAATGgtattctgtgggaatttcagtacttcagcataacgttttctGTAGGTtttctcatggttctatttaaagtcatgttctcggAACATTAAGAAgactttccataaaaaccacaagaaaacattagtaaCGTTCAAAGAATGTTTTaataattatttttaaaacaTATACATTCTGTTCTCAGGGTCAACAAGgggtctctctatcctctatcttgttaagtgtgttcaggtgtgttggccgcgtccactaattggccacacccgATGTTAATGAGCGCTTATTTCCTTTGAAATggagtctgtttgaatagactaaaatgaacagctttgtatgaaTTCAAAAACATGGCATGCTAACTGAATCCTGGTGGCCCAGTGGACTAATTCCTTAGATAGAAGCTCAAAGGTTCAAATCCCGCTGATGCCGTGCCACAATAAAAaagaaatgtgtttgcatgattaatgcaaAGCAAATGAATTTCCAtatgtcctatctgtgcttggagttcaaaacaattaacctaagctagcagtgttattaaaagtcttattgaaacagtCAGTGAAAGTTTAGGAAACTACAAAAAAAACCTCCAAATAACCTTTACATTTCATTATCAGATTGTTAAtgaaacctcccaggaaaactttcagggaaccatagtaaaaatgttctcagaacctaaAAATGTACATTCCCAGAACCCTCCCAAAAACTTTCAGTTTTACCAGTCAGGAAAATTATGGCTTCATTctcagaaccaatgggaaacctaAAATGTACATTCCCACAACATagaaggaaccaaatgtgcttgCTGGGTAGCTTGGTACTGCATGAGTAGATGAATATAGAAATGTATCCCAGacagactccctctctctcttaagcATCTGCTCTAATTAGCACCTCCTCTATACCTACCAGGCGGTCTGACACATAACCGAGAGAAAACATGGCACGGTGAGCGCTTGTTGGTGTATTTCTGTCGATATGGCATGGTGAATTGTTGGTGTTTTTGTGACCAGGTGAGTGGATGGAAGTACTGTACGCACAAAGAACACACAAACAAGACTGCAGAATAGCCTGAGACTTTACTTCCATTACAATGGTTACAATGCTGTTTTTCAGTCATTAACGATATATAGAGTACAAACATTTAGAAAGAAGCTACGAGGTGAGAAGAGAGGGACAAAAAATGTGGCAAGAAAATGTAATGCAATGATGGAGAAATACAGTGGGTCTTGACCTCGATCTTTGGCTATACAACAGACTACAATATGTGCCCTCTGAGTAACACAGAGATCCACACAGACTTGAGCCTTGAAGCAGCTCCATGCTGCCCCCATGAGAAAAGCTGTGATCATGGAGTCAGTTTGGAGAGGAAGGGCAGgttagaatgaaagagagatggaaaatACAGCAGACCTAGGTATTTCTGGGAAAAGTTCATTTCTGGAACATACACTCAAACAAACACACCTACCCATCCAGACATGTGCTCATGGCTGATTGAGGGGTTGATGATTTGGGCTGGTTGGGGCTATTGGGGTTGTCTGACTGTGATGCCAGTGACGTGATGCCATAACATAGACACAACTAGATGACTCAACCCTCATGACAGTCACTTTCTTCATATTTACTTTCCCATCACCTAAAATACAGAGACACCAGGGAAGCAAGTTCAACTGTGCTACGTGAAAGTTATCACATTTATTACACCAATGAGATCATATACAATATTTACAACATTACTAACAAAATTACTAACACCTACTCCACAAACAAATTCAATCTTAAAGGAACATTTTACCCAAAACCCATGTTTTCATATATACATGTTTGACGCAGTCCCTCAAAAATGATGCATCAACATTGATGTTTTCCAGATGAGTCACTTGAACGGTAGTTGTAAAACCAACTGGGCTGTGGTAGTGGGGGCCGTCTCTAAAATGGGAAACAAGCGCATGAGCGGTTCTGCTGTGTCTTCGGTCCTCTTCCCCATCGTTAAGATTCCCGCCGCTTGGTTCCGTGACCCGTGGAGTAGCTGACTCAACCGGCTCTGGAAGCGCCGTTCATCAGTTTCTTTCCGTTTACCGAGTGTGAGGATTCCAGCGGCTGCGTCATCAGTGAGGGGTCCCCTTGTCCCCGTCCCATTACCTGAGCGACAGAGCAGGACGTAAAGACGGCAGGAGTGGGATTTCTGTCTGCAACAGTTGGCAACCTCCTGAGCGTCACAGGCCAGATGAGAGACGAGTAGCAACAAGATGAGAACCTTGAGCTTCTGTGAGTAAACGCAGATACAATATGTCAGTGTTAGAacttcatgagagagagagagagagagagagagagagtgagagtgagagtgagagtgagagagagtgagagtgagagtgagagagagagagagagagagagcgagagagagagattcacatttttttttatgtcacatgcaaagtacagtgaaatgcctttcttgcaaattCAAACATAAACaaaggagagagtgagatagagagagacatgcaTAGGCCTATGTTAATATCATTTTATGGTTAATATGAAAAAATGAAAGCTAAAACGTACTCAGGAATATTAATTGAGATACAATCTCAGAAAGCTTTCAGTCATGTCTGCCAACAACCATCCGTTTTAGAACATTTTCTTCAGACAAGGTCTTGCTATTTTTGAAAGACGATGTAATTGCTTAATACCCTTAAACCCATTACCCAAAATCCTATTCAATAGACTGAAAGGAACTCAAACCCCTGAAAATGTCATGGCAGCGACTGACACGCTAAGTGCAAATAGTGGTGTTCCATCTCTATTCTAAAAACACTCCATGCAAATTGGGGAGCATTAGCGAGCGTTACCATTCATATTTAAATGCATCCAAAAACAATCCCTGATGTACTTTTCTGAACACCCCCTTACATGACCTTTGTCTGAGGCCCATAATAGCAGCTTAAATTATTCCACAGTAAAAACATCTGTAATAGAAAGCTGTGTTACATCGTCGATCCTACCTTGGTGGTTGAGCATGCTGTGTCCATCCCTGGTGCTGTAGTAAGATGCTTTGTGTTGAAACACATGTTCTGCCAAAGGCTGTGGGGTCCACTTctactctcacctctctctgaaGCCGCTCTCCTTTTATAAGGCCCTATGTCGTCTCATTTACACCCTCCATGGACGTCATTAAGATATCTTTAGTCCAGTCGACGGGGACATCAACAAAAAGACTGTCCATCAGTGCTCATTTTCTGTTTGACTCGTTTGCTCATTTGATGGGTCTATCAGAAGTCCTTATTAATGACTCTGATCCTGCCACAGACCATCTCTAGGATATTTCCCGGGTTTTGAATAAAGTAGTGGAATGCTATTATGCCAGGGTGGCGGTGAGCTTCGTTAGGACATAGCGCTATGATTAGTGGTGACGGAGACATGGTTAATTAGCTGCAGCAATAGACATGGTCTCATCAAAGGTATGAGGGAACACAAAGAACCATCCCTGATAACCTTTAGAAGGTGACTGACTGAATGGTCTGTAATTAGAGGGTCACCTAACAGTCCTAATGAGGGCTAATGACCATTCTCTCTATTGTATTAAATATGACATGTGTCGCTCCGGGAATACTGACAAACCTAGAACAGTGTGTTTGTTGTTTTATCCCCCTAGCTATTGGTCATTGGTGGTAGAGGCACCTtgttcccctttccctttccctatagggcggcaggtagcctagtggttagagcgttgggcagtgcttaatttgtaaatcgggAGGTCCCGGAACACATAGTGAGCGTGAGGGGGTGTTATCCAGGGGGCTCTGAGTTACCGGAACAcattgagagagaaaaagtgTCAAACGCAACATAGCAGCACAGCAGACAGAGTAAACAgccaagtagcctactatctatggtggtgaaatggACAGCACTCTCCAAGGTGCTGATTAATTCACGTCACTGCAGACCCACCCACATACTTGAGTGTAGCAGCGAGGCTTGCACAAGTCCACGTTTTATGTAGCCTAGTTTTCTAGACATCAATGTACAGCAACATTTTTAAACGTCACTGCAGAACACCGGACATAAGCGTATGCACACATACTCAGCTGTAGGGCTGACAAGACCCGAATTTCATATCATTTTCAATGTAGCAGTAGAACAAATATCACAATATTGGAAAATAACTTCAAGTAAATTAAATCAATGTAGACTACAGCAGAACACACATAGAAGAATATATAGGCTTCCAGCCTATGTGATATGACACAGCAtcatatgaccaaaagtatgtggacacctgctcgtcgaaca
This genomic stretch from Oncorhynchus clarkii lewisi isolate Uvic-CL-2024 chromosome 13, UVic_Ocla_1.0, whole genome shotgun sequence harbors:
- the LOC139364715 gene encoding hypocretin neuropeptide precursor yields the protein MCFNTKHLTTAPGMDTACSTTKKLKVLILLLLVSHLACDAQEVANCCRQKSHSCRLYVLLCRSGNGTGTRGPLTDDAAAGILTLGKRKETDERRFQSRLSQLLHGSRNQAAGILTMGKRTEDTAEPLMRLFPILETAPTTTAQLVLQLPFK